The following proteins come from a genomic window of Vidua chalybeata isolate OUT-0048 chromosome 2, bVidCha1 merged haplotype, whole genome shotgun sequence:
- the GSX1 gene encoding GS homeobox 1 — MPRSFLVDSLVLREAGEKKGEGSPPPPLFPYAVHPSHPLPGLPAGACHARKAGLLCVCPLCVTASQLHPPPPAIPLIKASFPPFGSQYCHSPLARQQHSVSAVSVGHAPALYQGAYPLPDPRQFHCISVDSTSSQLPSSKRMRTAFTSTQLLELEREFASNMYLSRLRRIEIATYLNLSEKQVKIWFQNRRVKHKKEGKSSSHRGGGGGHSCKCSSLSTAKCSEDDEDLRMSPSSSGKDDRGLAVTP, encoded by the exons ATGCCGCGCTCCTTCCTGGTGGACTCGCTGGTGCTGCGGGAGGCGGGCGAGAAGAAGGGGGAGGGCAGTCCGCCGCCACCGCTCTTCCCCTACGCCGTGCACCCCTCGCACCCGCTGCCCGGGCTGCCGGCCGGAGCCTGCCACGCTCGCAAGGCCGGGCTGCTCTGCGTCTGCCCGCTCTGTGTCACCGCCTCCCAGCTGCACCCGCCGCCGCCCGCTATCCCCCTCATCAAggcttccttccctcccttcgGCTCCCAGTACTGCCACTCGCCCCTGGCCCGCCAGCAGCACTCCGTCTCCGCCGTCAGCGTCGGGCACGCACCGGCGCTCTACCAGGGCGCCTACCCACTGCCCGACCCCCGGCAGTTCCACTGCATCTCCGTGG ACAGCACGTCCAGCCAGCTGCCCAGTAGCAAGCGGATGCGCACCGCATTCACCAGCAcgcagctcctggagctggagagggagttCGCCTCTAACATGTACCTCTCCCGACTGCGGCGAATCGAGATCGCCACCTACCTGAACCTCTCCGAGAAGCAGGTGAAGATCTGGTTCCAGAACCGACGGGTCAAGCACAAGAAAGAAGGCAAAAGTAGCTCCcaccggggcggggggggcggcCACAGCTGCAAATGCTCGTCCCTTTCCACCGCTAAGTGCTCGGAGGACGACGAGGACTTGCGCATGTCTCCGTCCTCCTCGGGGAAGGACGACAGAGGTCTCGCAGTCACCCCCTAA